One Streptomyces sp. P9-A2 DNA window includes the following coding sequences:
- a CDS encoding lamin tail domain-containing protein, with the protein MSASSAARRLTAVALVTGSVVAAAALPASADQDRGPDRQRVVISDVQYNAPGPDNRGNRSLNGEWVNITNRSRQSVDLKGWTLRNSDGDRYTFRHLRLNGRSTVKVHTGAGRDTRHDVYQDRRNHIWDNRSDRATLSNRRGSVVDTESWGRFRGNDRDDRRNDRGDDRRNDRDDRRNDRGDDRNDRGNDRGHQQR; encoded by the coding sequence GTGTCTGCTTCTTCCGCCGCTCGCCGTCTGACCGCTGTCGCCCTGGTGACCGGTTCCGTCGTGGCGGCCGCCGCCCTGCCGGCGTCCGCCGACCAGGACAGGGGCCCCGACCGTCAGCGGGTCGTCATCAGCGACGTCCAGTACAACGCTCCCGGCCCGGACAACCGCGGCAACCGTTCGCTGAACGGCGAGTGGGTGAACATCACCAACCGGTCCCGCCAGAGCGTCGACCTGAAGGGCTGGACCCTGCGCAACAGCGACGGCGACAGGTACACCTTCCGCCACCTGCGGTTGAACGGCCGCTCGACGGTCAAGGTCCACACGGGAGCCGGCCGTGACACCCGCCACGACGTCTACCAGGACCGCCGCAATCACATCTGGGACAACCGCTCCGACCGGGCCACCCTGTCGAACCGCCGTGGCTCGGTCGTCGACACCGAGAGCTGGGGCCGTTTCCGCGGCAACGACCGCGACGACCGCCGTAACGACCGCGGCGACGACCGCCGTAACGACCGCGACGACCGCCGTAACGACCGCGGCGACGACCGTAACGACCGCGGTAACGACCGTGGTCACCAGCAGCGCTGA
- the hemB gene encoding porphobilinogen synthase: protein MTTYGSFPGTRPRRLRSTPAMRRMVAETRLHPADFILPAFVREGVGEPVPIEAMPGVVQHTRDTLKKAAAQAVAAGISGIMLFGVPEESKKDALGTPGTDPDGILQLALRDVRAEVGDDLLVMSDLCLDETTDHGHCGVLDEKGRVDNDATLERYAEMAQVQADAGAHVVGPSGMMDGQIGVIRDALDQIGREDVAILAYTAKYASAFYGPFREAVGSSLKGDRKTYQQDPANIRESMRELALDLEEGADMVMVKPAGPYLDILAKVADAVDVPVAAYQISGEYAMIEAAAEKGWIDRDRAVLESLTGIKRAGAQNILTYWATEFAQKLDA from the coding sequence ATGACGACGTACGGATCATTTCCCGGCACCCGGCCCCGGCGTCTGCGGAGCACCCCCGCCATGCGCCGGATGGTGGCCGAGACCCGGCTGCACCCCGCCGACTTCATCCTCCCCGCCTTCGTGCGCGAGGGGGTGGGCGAGCCGGTGCCGATCGAGGCGATGCCGGGCGTGGTGCAGCACACCCGGGACACCCTGAAGAAGGCGGCCGCCCAGGCCGTGGCGGCCGGGATCTCCGGGATCATGCTGTTCGGCGTGCCCGAGGAGTCCAAGAAGGACGCCCTCGGCACCCCCGGCACCGATCCGGACGGCATCCTCCAGCTCGCCCTGCGGGACGTACGGGCCGAAGTCGGGGACGACCTGCTCGTCATGTCCGACCTGTGCCTCGACGAGACGACGGACCACGGGCACTGCGGAGTCCTGGACGAGAAGGGCCGCGTCGACAACGACGCCACCCTCGAGCGGTACGCCGAGATGGCGCAGGTCCAGGCCGACGCGGGCGCCCATGTCGTCGGGCCCAGCGGGATGATGGACGGGCAGATCGGCGTCATCCGTGACGCCCTCGACCAGATCGGCCGCGAGGACGTCGCGATCCTCGCCTACACCGCCAAGTACGCCTCCGCCTTCTACGGGCCCTTCCGCGAGGCCGTCGGCTCGTCGCTCAAGGGCGACCGCAAGACGTATCAGCAGGACCCCGCCAACATCCGTGAGTCGATGCGTGAACTGGCGCTCGACCTCGAGGAGGGCGCCGACATGGTGATGGTCAAGCCGGCCGGGCCCTACCTCGACATCCTCGCCAAGGTCGCCGACGCCGTGGACGTGCCCGTCGCCGCGTACCAGATCTCCGGCGAGTACGCGATGATCGAGGCCGCCGCCGAGAAGGGCTGGATCGACCGGGACCGGGCGGTCCTGGAGTCCCTGACCGGCATCAAGCGGGCCGGCGCGCAGAACATCCTCACCTACTGGGCCACCGAGTTCGCCCAGAAGCTCGACGCGTAG
- a CDS encoding peptidoglycan-binding protein has product MRAMTKALVSVTTAVGIAAGGLATASTSFAAPAQDTRTVASAEAVAPLAVVNLGLNTTQAKGVQRWLRANWSYTDSIDGELGPNSWKAFQRHLKAHHGYTGAIDGSVGSGTVSALQRFLKNNGWGYTGAIDGIAGSGTQAAFKTFANWAVSNY; this is encoded by the coding sequence ATGCGAGCCATGACCAAGGCGCTCGTCAGTGTCACCACGGCCGTCGGAATCGCCGCCGGCGGCCTGGCCACCGCGAGCACCAGCTTCGCCGCACCCGCGCAGGACACCAGGACCGTCGCGTCCGCCGAGGCCGTGGCTCCGCTCGCGGTGGTCAACCTGGGTCTGAACACCACCCAGGCCAAGGGAGTCCAGCGCTGGCTGCGGGCGAACTGGAGCTACACCGACTCGATAGACGGCGAGCTCGGCCCCAACAGCTGGAAGGCCTTCCAGCGCCACCTCAAGGCGCACCACGGCTACACCGGCGCCATCGACGGATCCGTCGGCAGCGGGACGGTCTCGGCGCTGCAGCGCTTCCTGAAGAACAACGGCTGGGGCTACACCGGCGCGATCGACGGAATCGCCGGTTCGGGCACCCAGGCGGCCTTCAAGACCTTCGCCAACTGGGCGGTGAGCAACTACTAG
- a CDS encoding NAD-dependent succinate-semialdehyde dehydrogenase encodes MYAVTDPTTGEVAELYPTASDAEVEAALTAAAHAATTWGRGSTVAERAALLRRIGDLHQEHSEELAASIVREMGKPLAEAEGEVGFCVDIYHYYADHAEEFLADEPLDVTSGPGTAVVRRGPLGVLLGIMPWNFPAYQVARFAAPNLAIGNTIVLKHAPQCPATAALLERLFTKAGFPEGAYVNVYATNEQIADVIADPRVQGVSLTGSERAGSAVAEIAGRHLKKVVLELGGSDPFIVLSTDDLDPVVDSAVAARLDNTGQACNAAKRFIVVQDLYDAFVEKFTARLLAGATGAPLSSAAAAENLGRQVDAAVAEGATLHTEGERHGAYFPAGVLTGLTTDHAAARQELFGPVAMVFPATDENDALRIANDTPYGLGSYLFTTDPAQAERVADRIEAGMVFVNGVGAEGAELPFGGIKRSGFGRELGRPGTEEFVNKKLIRTVSQ; translated from the coding sequence ATGTACGCCGTCACCGACCCCACCACCGGCGAAGTCGCCGAGCTCTACCCGACCGCCAGTGACGCCGAGGTCGAGGCGGCGCTGACCGCCGCCGCCCACGCGGCCACCACGTGGGGCCGCGGGAGCACCGTGGCCGAGCGCGCGGCGCTGCTGCGCAGGATCGGCGACCTGCACCAGGAGCACAGCGAGGAGCTGGCGGCGAGCATCGTGCGCGAGATGGGCAAGCCGCTCGCGGAGGCCGAGGGCGAGGTCGGCTTCTGCGTCGACATCTACCACTACTACGCCGACCACGCCGAGGAGTTCCTCGCCGACGAACCGCTCGACGTCACCTCCGGCCCCGGCACCGCCGTCGTCCGGCGCGGCCCGCTGGGCGTCCTGCTGGGCATCATGCCGTGGAACTTCCCGGCGTACCAGGTGGCCCGGTTCGCCGCCCCGAACCTCGCCATCGGCAACACCATCGTGCTCAAGCACGCCCCGCAGTGCCCGGCCACGGCGGCCCTGCTGGAGCGGCTGTTCACGAAGGCGGGCTTCCCGGAGGGCGCGTACGTCAACGTCTACGCGACCAACGAGCAGATCGCCGACGTGATCGCCGACCCGCGCGTGCAGGGCGTCTCGCTCACCGGCTCGGAGCGGGCCGGATCGGCCGTCGCGGAGATCGCCGGGCGCCACCTGAAGAAGGTCGTGCTGGAACTGGGCGGCTCCGACCCGTTCATCGTGCTGTCCACGGACGACCTGGACCCGGTCGTCGACTCCGCCGTCGCCGCGCGCCTCGACAACACCGGTCAGGCGTGCAACGCGGCCAAGCGGTTCATCGTCGTCCAGGACCTCTACGACGCGTTCGTGGAGAAGTTCACCGCCCGCCTGCTGGCCGGCGCCACCGGCGCCCCCCTCTCCTCGGCGGCGGCGGCCGAGAACCTGGGCCGCCAGGTCGACGCGGCGGTCGCCGAGGGCGCCACGCTGCACACCGAGGGCGAGCGCCACGGCGCGTACTTCCCGGCCGGCGTCCTCACGGGCCTCACCACCGACCACGCGGCCGCCCGCCAGGAGCTCTTCGGCCCGGTCGCCATGGTCTTCCCGGCCACCGACGAGAACGACGCCCTGCGCATCGCCAACGACACCCCGTACGGTCTCGGCTCCTACCTCTTCACCACGGACCCCGCCCAGGCCGAACGCGTCGCCGACCGCATCGAGGCCGGCATGGTCTTCGTCAACGGCGTCGGCGCCGAGGGCGCGGAACTCCCCTTCGGCGGCATCAAGCGCTCCGGCTTCGGCCGCGAGCTCGGCCGCCCGGGCACCGAGGAGTTCGTCAACAAGAAGCTCATCCGCACGGTGTCCCAGTAG
- a CDS encoding peptidoglycan-binding protein — MSRWKGLPAELDPSVRNLVVRLRRLKDHSGLSLRQLAAKTGYSTSSWERYLGGRSLPPRNAVEALASVTGEDPTRLLAVWEVAAEAWSGRTATAPAGPIAVAVQAGAPPGDQDRAPESAAEPSRAESVGLIDPIGPADPGPAGPGAEPARGWAFHVAVAAGVVAVALTASAVVVLAGRVGTEDARGTAAPPTSSAAPVAVSPPPSLPAYTCRVERIDGLWYAGQSTTRDAIVANGYAGPEVAEVQCLLSRAGYSPGDIDGIFGPMTERAVKRLQVEADLVVDGIVGPHTWGALRG; from the coding sequence ATGTCGCGCTGGAAAGGCCTGCCCGCGGAACTCGACCCGAGTGTCCGGAACTTGGTGGTGCGATTACGGCGGCTGAAGGACCACAGCGGGCTGAGCCTGCGTCAGCTCGCGGCGAAGACCGGGTACAGCACGTCGTCGTGGGAGCGCTACCTCGGTGGCAGGTCGCTGCCGCCCCGGAACGCGGTCGAGGCGCTGGCGTCGGTCACCGGCGAGGACCCGACCCGGCTGCTGGCTGTGTGGGAGGTCGCGGCGGAGGCATGGAGCGGCCGCACGGCGACGGCGCCCGCGGGTCCGATCGCGGTTGCCGTTCAGGCCGGGGCTCCGCCCGGGGATCAGGATCGGGCTCCGGAATCGGCGGCGGAACCCAGCAGGGCGGAATCCGTCGGACTCATCGATCCGATCGGGCCCGCCGACCCCGGGCCCGCCGGCCCCGGGGCCGAGCCGGCACGCGGGTGGGCCTTCCACGTAGCGGTCGCCGCCGGGGTGGTCGCCGTCGCGCTGACCGCGTCGGCGGTGGTGGTGCTGGCCGGCAGAGTGGGCACGGAGGATGCTCGCGGCACCGCCGCGCCGCCCACGTCGTCGGCCGCACCGGTGGCGGTGTCACCGCCGCCGTCCCTGCCGGCCTACACCTGCCGGGTGGAGCGGATCGACGGCCTCTGGTACGCGGGGCAGAGCACCACGCGGGACGCCATCGTCGCGAACGGCTACGCCGGACCGGAGGTCGCCGAGGTGCAGTGCCTGCTCAGCCGGGCCGGCTACTCGCCGGGTGACATCGACGGCATCTTCGGCCCGATGACCGAGCGGGCCGTCAAACGCCTGCAGGTGGAAGCGGACTTGGTGGTGGACGGCATCGTCGGCCCGCACACCTGGGGGGCCTTGCGAGGATGA
- a CDS encoding helix-turn-helix domain-containing protein codes for MRSPERARLTATLRSLKERAGLSLTGLGERTSFSKSSWGRYLKGETLPPREAVRELCRLADEPEGRCLALWELAESESSGRAAQVPPPARPETTPGPEPAKEPEEGPGERPEEGPAPGGPAPPRPAPPTTTATAHRRSWRVTAVMVSVLAVTAGGVTATALFLPPDRTPDDTRGPTTTMTGAGTGTSPPPPRCQGGACEGRDPLNMLCGIDLDTLIEQRTASGAHLQVRYSPTCGTSWGRIWGTRVGDRVELTAAGPTRSAEITDALDATAYIYTPMTRTTPGTLVRACFRPAGQTRREECFEATVR; via the coding sequence ATGAGGTCGCCGGAGCGCGCCCGGCTGACGGCCACCCTGCGAAGCCTCAAGGAGCGCGCGGGCCTGAGCCTGACCGGGCTGGGGGAACGCACCTCGTTCAGCAAGTCCTCCTGGGGCCGCTACCTCAAGGGCGAGACACTGCCACCCCGGGAGGCCGTGCGGGAGCTGTGCCGGCTGGCGGACGAGCCGGAGGGCCGCTGCCTGGCCCTGTGGGAGCTCGCGGAGTCGGAAAGCAGCGGCCGGGCCGCCCAGGTCCCGCCCCCGGCGCGTCCGGAGACCACACCGGGACCGGAACCGGCGAAAGAACCGGAGGAGGGACCGGGGGAGAGACCGGAGGAGGGACCGGCGCCCGGGGGTCCCGCCCCGCCGCGGCCCGCACCCCCTACGACCACCGCCACCGCGCACCGCCGGTCCTGGCGGGTCACCGCCGTCATGGTTTCCGTACTGGCCGTGACCGCCGGCGGCGTGACCGCGACCGCCCTTTTCCTGCCACCGGACCGGACGCCCGACGACACACGTGGACCGACCACGACCATGACCGGGGCCGGGACCGGAACCAGCCCTCCCCCGCCCCGCTGCCAGGGCGGCGCCTGCGAGGGCCGGGACCCGCTGAACATGCTCTGCGGGATCGACCTGGACACCCTCATCGAGCAACGCACCGCCTCAGGCGCTCACCTGCAGGTGCGCTACAGCCCCACGTGCGGGACGAGTTGGGGCCGCATCTGGGGCACGCGGGTGGGCGACCGCGTCGAGCTGACCGCGGCCGGCCCGACCCGCTCCGCCGAGATCACGGACGCCCTGGACGCGACGGCGTACATCTACACCCCGATGACGAGAACGACTCCGGGCACTCTCGTACGGGCCTGCTTCCGCCCCGCCGGGCAGACACGGCGGGAGGAGTGCTTCGAGGCGACCGTACGCTGA
- the argS gene encoding arginine--tRNA ligase, translating to MASVTSLSDSVQQHLASALSATRPEAAGADPLLRRSDRADYQANGILALAKKAKANPRELAVEVVSHIVTGDELIKDVEVSGPGFLNITIADRAITANLAARYADPERLGVPVTANPGTTVIDYAQPNVAKEMHVGHLRSAVIGDSVVQLLEFTGENVVRRHHIGDWGTQFGMLIQYLDEHPHELDHKSSEDGAISGEEAMSNLDRLYKTARKLFDSDEKFKTRSRRRVVDLQAGDAHTLSIWQKFVDESKIYFFSVFEKLDMEIQDADIVGESGYNDMLAETCRLLEESGVAVRSEGALCVFFEDVLGPDGKQVPLIVQKSDGGYGYAATDLSAIRDRVFHLKADTLLYVVDARQALHFKMVFETARRAGWLGDDVKAVQLAFGTVLGKDGKPFKTREGETVKLVDLLDEAIDRASAVVREKAQDLSEEEIAERGTQVGVGAVKYADLSTSANRDYKFDLDQMVSLNGDTSVYLQYAYARIRSILRKAPEGVRPSAHPELALHEAERALGLHVDAFAETVADSAREYAPHKLAAYLYQLASLYTSFYDKCPVLKAESPDQVANRLFLCDVTARTLHRGMALLGIRTPERL from the coding sequence ATGGCCTCGGTCACGTCCCTCAGCGACTCCGTCCAGCAGCATCTCGCGTCCGCGCTCTCGGCCACCCGGCCCGAGGCCGCCGGCGCGGACCCGCTGCTGCGACGCAGCGACCGGGCGGACTACCAGGCCAACGGCATCCTGGCGCTGGCCAAGAAGGCGAAGGCGAACCCGCGGGAGCTGGCCGTCGAGGTCGTCTCGCACATCGTCACCGGTGACGAGCTGATCAAGGACGTCGAGGTCTCCGGCCCCGGCTTCCTCAACATCACGATCGCCGACCGGGCGATCACCGCGAACCTCGCCGCGCGGTACGCGGACCCCGAGCGCCTCGGCGTGCCGGTGACCGCGAACCCCGGCACCACGGTGATCGACTACGCCCAGCCGAACGTCGCGAAGGAGATGCACGTCGGCCACCTGCGGTCCGCCGTGATCGGCGACTCGGTGGTACAGCTCCTGGAGTTCACCGGGGAGAACGTGGTGCGCCGCCACCACATCGGCGACTGGGGGACCCAGTTCGGCATGCTCATCCAGTATCTGGACGAGCACCCGCACGAGTTGGACCACAAGTCCTCCGAGGACGGCGCGATCTCCGGCGAGGAGGCGATGTCGAACCTGGACCGCCTCTACAAGACCGCGCGCAAGCTGTTCGACTCCGACGAGAAGTTCAAGACGCGTTCCCGGCGCCGGGTGGTCGACCTCCAGGCGGGCGATGCGCACACGCTCTCCATCTGGCAGAAGTTCGTCGACGAGTCGAAGATCTACTTCTTCTCCGTCTTCGAGAAGCTGGACATGGAGATCCAGGACGCGGACATCGTCGGCGAGTCCGGCTACAACGACATGCTCGCCGAGACCTGCCGCCTGCTGGAGGAGTCGGGTGTCGCGGTCCGCTCCGAGGGCGCGCTGTGCGTGTTCTTCGAGGACGTCCTGGGCCCGGACGGCAAGCAGGTCCCGCTGATCGTCCAGAAGTCGGACGGCGGCTACGGCTACGCGGCGACCGACCTGTCCGCGATCCGGGACCGTGTCTTCCACCTGAAGGCGGACACCCTGCTGTACGTGGTGGACGCCCGGCAGGCGCTGCACTTCAAGATGGTCTTCGAGACCGCGCGCCGGGCCGGCTGGCTCGGTGACGACGTGAAGGCGGTCCAGCTCGCGTTCGGCACGGTCCTCGGCAAGGACGGCAAGCCGTTCAAGACCCGTGAGGGCGAGACGGTAAAGCTGGTGGACCTGCTGGACGAGGCGATCGACCGTGCCTCCGCGGTGGTCCGGGAGAAGGCGCAGGACCTGTCCGAGGAGGAGATCGCCGAGCGGGGCACCCAGGTGGGCGTCGGCGCGGTGAAGTACGCGGACCTGTCGACATCGGCGAACCGGGACTACAAGTTCGACCTCGACCAGATGGTCTCGCTGAACGGCGACACGTCGGTGTACCTCCAGTACGCCTACGCCCGTATCCGGTCGATCCTGCGCAAGGCTCCCGAGGGCGTGCGCCCGTCCGCGCACCCGGAGCTGGCCCTGCACGAGGCCGAGCGGGCACTGGGCCTGCACGTGGACGCGTTCGCGGAGACGGTGGCGGACTCGGCGCGCGAGTACGCCCCGCACAAGCTGGCCGCGTACCTGTACCAACTCGCTTCCCTGTACACGTCGTTCTACGACAAGTGCCCGGTGCTGAAGGCCGAGTCGCCGGACCAGGTGGCCAACCGCCTGTTCCTGTGCGACGTCACGGCCCGCACGCTGCACCGGGGCATGGCGCTGCTGGGCATCAGGACGCCCGAGCGGCTCTGA
- the helR gene encoding RNA polymerase recycling motor ATPase HelR, which translates to MKPINHPTISPTSVFDLPGRLSAKADPKLISGDEAHFAAIAESLEQAIAELSDLRDATLRAPGGVGREAMDRDLEVHRLSARLRALRRFGLDLCLGHIVSADDPEPVYIGRLGLTDSTGRRLLLDWRSPAAEPFFAATHADPMGLASRRRYRWTGGRINDYWDEVFTADGLEGHAAALDDHSAFVASLGGDRSARMRDVLGTIQADQDAIIRAGSRGALVVDGGPGTGKTVVALHRSAYLLYSDPRLGHRRGGVLFVGPHQPYLAYVADVLPSLGEEGVQTCTLRDLVPEGAGAAAETDPEAARLKSSVDMVRAIETAVRFYEDPPVRGMTVTTPWASVPLTVEDWAEAFQAVEPGTPHNEAREQIWDELVTILGDKHGDDVPPNLLQRALRAHHELVKTLNDHWPLLEPTDIVSDLWSVPAYLRMCAPWLGPDEVERLRRGGEDAQSWTVSDLPLLDAARQRLGDPKSSLRKRRHDASVAAQRERMAGVIDNVIASDDDGEGAVTMLHGQDLRDSLIDRSALPTPEPDVLAGPFAHVVVDEAQELTDAEWQMLLLRCPSRSFTIVGDRAQARHGFTESWQERLRRIGLDRIDVASLNINYRTPQEVMAEAEPVIRAALPDANVPTSIRAGGLPVVHGPVSDLETILATWLDAHADGNGIACVIGDPSFRSTSRIRSLTPELSKGLEFDLVVLVDPDRFGKGIEGAVDRYVAMTRATQQLVVLTS; encoded by the coding sequence GTGAAGCCGATTAACCACCCGACCATCAGCCCTACCAGCGTGTTCGATCTCCCCGGGCGTCTTTCCGCGAAGGCCGACCCGAAGCTGATCTCCGGCGACGAGGCGCACTTCGCGGCCATCGCGGAGAGCCTGGAGCAGGCGATCGCCGAGCTGTCCGACCTCCGGGACGCCACGCTCAGGGCGCCCGGCGGCGTGGGGCGGGAGGCGATGGACCGGGACCTGGAGGTGCACCGGCTCTCCGCCCGTCTGCGCGCCCTGCGCCGCTTCGGCCTGGACCTGTGCCTGGGGCACATCGTGAGCGCGGACGACCCCGAGCCCGTGTACATCGGACGCCTCGGCCTCACCGACAGCACGGGCCGCCGCCTGCTGCTCGACTGGCGTTCCCCCGCGGCGGAGCCGTTCTTCGCGGCGACCCACGCCGATCCGATGGGGCTGGCGAGCCGCCGCAGGTACCGGTGGACCGGCGGCCGGATCAACGACTACTGGGACGAGGTGTTCACCGCCGACGGCCTCGAAGGGCACGCCGCCGCGCTCGACGACCACTCCGCCTTCGTCGCCAGCCTGGGCGGCGACCGGTCGGCCCGGATGCGGGACGTGCTCGGCACCATCCAGGCCGACCAGGACGCCATCATCCGCGCGGGCTCGCGCGGCGCCCTGGTCGTCGACGGCGGCCCGGGAACGGGCAAGACCGTCGTCGCCCTGCACCGCTCCGCGTACCTGCTCTACTCCGACCCCCGCCTCGGTCACCGCCGGGGCGGCGTGCTGTTCGTCGGCCCGCACCAGCCGTACCTGGCGTACGTCGCCGACGTCCTGCCCAGCCTCGGCGAGGAGGGCGTGCAGACCTGCACCCTGCGCGACCTCGTCCCCGAGGGGGCCGGGGCGGCGGCCGAGACCGACCCGGAGGCGGCCCGCCTGAAGTCGTCCGTGGACATGGTGAGGGCGATCGAGACGGCCGTACGGTTCTACGAGGACCCGCCCGTCCGGGGCATGACGGTGACCACCCCCTGGGCTTCCGTCCCCCTGACCGTCGAGGACTGGGCCGAGGCGTTCCAGGCGGTCGAACCCGGCACCCCGCACAATGAGGCGCGCGAGCAGATCTGGGACGAGCTGGTCACGATCCTCGGGGACAAACACGGCGACGACGTCCCGCCGAACCTGCTCCAGCGGGCACTGCGCGCCCACCACGAACTGGTCAAGACCCTCAACGACCACTGGCCGCTCCTCGAACCCACCGACATCGTCTCCGACCTGTGGTCGGTCCCCGCCTACCTGCGCATGTGCGCCCCCTGGCTCGGACCCGACGAGGTCGAGCGCCTGCGGCGCGGGGGCGAGGACGCCCAGTCCTGGACGGTGTCCGACCTCCCGCTCCTGGACGCGGCCCGGCAGCGGCTCGGCGACCCGAAGTCGTCCCTGCGCAAGCGCCGCCACGACGCCTCCGTCGCCGCCCAGCGCGAACGCATGGCCGGCGTCATCGACAACGTCATCGCCTCCGACGACGACGGCGAGGGCGCGGTGACCATGCTGCACGGCCAGGACCTGCGGGACAGCCTGATCGACAGGAGCGCCCTGCCCACCCCCGAACCGGACGTGCTCGCGGGCCCGTTCGCGCATGTCGTGGTGGACGAGGCCCAGGAACTCACCGACGCGGAATGGCAGATGCTGCTCCTGCGCTGCCCGTCCCGCAGCTTCACCATCGTCGGAGACCGCGCCCAGGCCCGGCACGGCTTCACGGAATCATGGCAGGAACGGCTCCGGCGCATCGGCCTCGACCGCATCGACGTCGCCTCCCTGAACATCAACTACCGCACACCGCAAGAGGTGATGGCGGAAGCCGAGCCGGTCATCCGCGCCGCCCTCCCGGACGCCAACGTCCCGACCTCCATCCGCGCGGGCGGCCTCCCCGTCGTCCACGGCCCGGTCTCCGACCTGGAGACGATCCTCGCCACCTGGCTCGACGCCCACGCCGACGGCAACGGAATCGCCTGCGTCATCGGCGACCCCTCGTTCCGTTCGACGTCCCGCATCCGGTCCCTGACCCCGGAACTGTCGAAGGGCCTGGAGTTCGACCTGGTGGTCCTCGTCGACCCGGACAGGTTCGGCAAGGGCATCGAGGGAGCGGTCGACCGCTACGTGGCGATGACCCGGGCGACCCAGCAACTGGTCGTCCTCACTTCCTAG